A genomic region of Saccopteryx bilineata isolate mSacBil1 chromosome 1, mSacBil1_pri_phased_curated, whole genome shotgun sequence contains the following coding sequences:
- the LOC136321091 gene encoding saoe class I histocompatibility antigen, A alpha chain-like isoform X2 yields the protein MRSPPLLLLLSGSLVLTPTWTGPHSLRYFFTAVSRPGLGKPRFFTVGYVDDTEFVRFDSDAASPRVEPRAPWMEQPWVEQEHPQYWDENTQNAKDNAQTYRVSLNNLRSYYNQSEDGSHTIQGMYGCEMDPDGRLLRGYSQFAYDGTDYIALNEDLRSWIAADMAAQITQLDWEEAGEAEHWRIYLQDTCVEWLHLHLEKGKETLQRAEPPKTHVTHHPISDREVTLRCWALGFYPAEITLTWQRDGQDLTQDMEFVETRPAGDGTFQKWAAVAVPPGEEQSYTCHVHHVGLPEPLILRWEPRLTIFILVIVPVLFLGAVVTGAVVGAVMWMRMRLGGKGVSYPEAASSDSAQGSDVSLMASKA from the exons ATGaggtccccacccctcctcctgctgctctcgGGGTCCCTGGTCCTGACCCCGACCTGGACGG gtCCCCACTCCCTGAGATATTTCTTCACCGCCGTGTCTCGGCCCGGCCTCGGAAAGCCCCGCTTCTTCACCGTCGGCTACGTGGACGACACGGAGTTCGTGCGGTTCGACAGCGACGCCGCAAGTCCGAGGGTGGAGCCGCGGGCGCCGTGGATGGAGCAGCCGTGGGTGGAGCAGGAGCACCCGCAGTATTGGGACGAGAACACACAGAACGCTAAGGACAACGCGCAGACTTACCGAGTGAGCCTGAACAACCTGCGCAGCTACTACAACCAGAGCGAGGACG GGTCTCACACCATCCAGGGGATGTACGGATGCGAAATGGACCCGGACGGGCGCCTCCTCCGCGGGTACAGTCAGTTCGCCTACGACGGTACCGACTACATCGCCCTGAACGAGGACCTGCGCTCCTGGATCGCGGCCGACATGGCGGCTCAGATCACACAGCTTGATTGGGAGGAGGCCGGTGAGGCGGAGCACTGGAGGATCTACCTGCAGGACACGTGCGTGGAGTGGCTCCACCTTCACCTGGAAAAAGGGAAGGAGACGCTGCAGCGCGCAG AGCCCCCAAAGACACATGTGACCCACCACCCTATCTCTGACCGTGAGGTCACCCTgaggtgctgggccctgggcttcTACCCTGCGGAGATCACCCTGACCTGGCAGCGTGATGGGCAGGACCTGACCCAGGACATGGAGTTTGTGGAGACCAGGCCTGCGGGGGACGGAACCTTCCAGAAGTGGGCGGCTGTGGCGGTGCCCCCTGGAGAGGAGCAGAGCTACACGTGCCATGTGCATCATGTGGGGCTGCCCGAGCCCCTGATCCTgagatggg agcCTCGGCTCACCATCTTTATTTTGGTCATTGTTCCTGTCCTGTTCCTCGGAGCTGTGGTCACTGGAGCTGTGGTGGGAGCTGTGATGTGGATGAGGATGCGCTTAG GTGGAAAAGGAGTCAGCTATCCTGAGGCTGCCA GCAGTGACAGTGCCCAGGGCTCTGATGTGTCTCTCATGGCTTCTAAAG CATGA
- the LOC136321091 gene encoding saoe class I histocompatibility antigen, A alpha chain-like isoform X4: MRSPPLLLLLSGSLVLTPTWTGPHSLRYFFTAVSRPGLGKPRFFTVGYVDDTEFVRFDSDAASPRVEPRAPWMEQPWVEQEHPQYWDENTQNAKDNAQTYRVSLNNLRSYYNQSEDGLIPAVGAGSGSHTIQGMYGCEMDPDGRLLRGYSQFAYDGTDYIALNEDLRSWIAADMAAQITQLDWEEAGEAEHWRIYLQDTCVEWLHLHLEKGKETLQRAVYSSGIPVRGMLHHSVSLSTLPRVPTRGPSLAPCSTVGGRAWIVQGCVHGNLSRGPQTFYTGGQFSVPQTVGGPPHTVLLSLTTNERGAPSRSAAGGRINGLRGPHAVVWGRLLKCP, from the exons ATGaggtccccacccctcctcctgctgctctcgGGGTCCCTGGTCCTGACCCCGACCTGGACGG gtCCCCACTCCCTGAGATATTTCTTCACCGCCGTGTCTCGGCCCGGCCTCGGAAAGCCCCGCTTCTTCACCGTCGGCTACGTGGACGACACGGAGTTCGTGCGGTTCGACAGCGACGCCGCAAGTCCGAGGGTGGAGCCGCGGGCGCCGTGGATGGAGCAGCCGTGGGTGGAGCAGGAGCACCCGCAGTATTGGGACGAGAACACACAGAACGCTAAGGACAACGCGCAGACTTACCGAGTGAGCCTGAACAACCTGCGCAGCTACTACAACCAGAGCGAGGACG GTTTAATCCCCGCTGTCGGGGCGGGGTCAGGGTCTCACACCATCCAGGGGATGTACGGATGCGAAATGGACCCGGACGGGCGCCTCCTCCGCGGGTACAGTCAGTTCGCCTACGACGGTACCGACTACATCGCCCTGAACGAGGACCTGCGCTCCTGGATCGCGGCCGACATGGCGGCTCAGATCACACAGCTTGATTGGGAGGAGGCCGGTGAGGCGGAGCACTGGAGGATCTACCTGCAGGACACGTGCGTGGAGTGGCTCCACCTTCACCTGGAAAAAGGGAAGGAGACGCTGCAGCGCGCAG tTTACTCCTCAGGTATCCCTGTGCGAGGAATGTTACATCacagtgtctccctgagcaccCTGCCCAGAGTGCCAACCagaggcccatctctagccccctgCTCCACGGTAGGTGGCAGGGCCTggatagtccagggctgtgtccatggaaaccttagcaggggtccccaaactttttacacagggggccagttctctgtccctcagaccgttggagggccaccacatacagtgctcctctcactgaccaccaatgaaagaggtgccccttccagaagtgcagcagggggccggataaatggcctcagggggccgcatgccgtagtttggggacgcctgctaaaGTGTCCTTGA
- the LOC136321091 gene encoding saoe class I histocompatibility antigen, A alpha chain-like isoform X3 produces MRSPPLLLLLSGSLVLTPTWTGPHSLRYFFTAVSRPGLGKPRFFTVGYVDDTEFVRFDSDAASPRVEPRAPWMEQPWVEQEHPQYWDENTQNAKDNAQTYRVSLNNLRSYYNQSEDGLIPAVGAGSGSHTIQGMYGCEMDPDGRLLRGYSQFAYDGTDYIALNEDLRSWIAADMAAQITQLDWEEAGEAEHWRIYLQDTCVEWLHLHLEKGKETLQRAEPPKTHVTHHPISDREVTLRCWALGFYPAEITLTWQRDGQDLTQDMEFVETRPAGDGTFQKWAAVAVPPGEEQSYTCHVHHVGLPEPLILRWEPRLTIFILVIVPVLFLGAVVTGAVVGAVMWMRMRLGGKGVSYPEAAT; encoded by the exons ATGaggtccccacccctcctcctgctgctctcgGGGTCCCTGGTCCTGACCCCGACCTGGACGG gtCCCCACTCCCTGAGATATTTCTTCACCGCCGTGTCTCGGCCCGGCCTCGGAAAGCCCCGCTTCTTCACCGTCGGCTACGTGGACGACACGGAGTTCGTGCGGTTCGACAGCGACGCCGCAAGTCCGAGGGTGGAGCCGCGGGCGCCGTGGATGGAGCAGCCGTGGGTGGAGCAGGAGCACCCGCAGTATTGGGACGAGAACACACAGAACGCTAAGGACAACGCGCAGACTTACCGAGTGAGCCTGAACAACCTGCGCAGCTACTACAACCAGAGCGAGGACG GTTTAATCCCCGCTGTCGGGGCGGGGTCAGGGTCTCACACCATCCAGGGGATGTACGGATGCGAAATGGACCCGGACGGGCGCCTCCTCCGCGGGTACAGTCAGTTCGCCTACGACGGTACCGACTACATCGCCCTGAACGAGGACCTGCGCTCCTGGATCGCGGCCGACATGGCGGCTCAGATCACACAGCTTGATTGGGAGGAGGCCGGTGAGGCGGAGCACTGGAGGATCTACCTGCAGGACACGTGCGTGGAGTGGCTCCACCTTCACCTGGAAAAAGGGAAGGAGACGCTGCAGCGCGCAG AGCCCCCAAAGACACATGTGACCCACCACCCTATCTCTGACCGTGAGGTCACCCTgaggtgctgggccctgggcttcTACCCTGCGGAGATCACCCTGACCTGGCAGCGTGATGGGCAGGACCTGACCCAGGACATGGAGTTTGTGGAGACCAGGCCTGCGGGGGACGGAACCTTCCAGAAGTGGGCGGCTGTGGCGGTGCCCCCTGGAGAGGAGCAGAGCTACACGTGCCATGTGCATCATGTGGGGCTGCCCGAGCCCCTGATCCTgagatggg agcCTCGGCTCACCATCTTTATTTTGGTCATTGTTCCTGTCCTGTTCCTCGGAGCTGTGGTCACTGGAGCTGTGGTGGGAGCTGTGATGTGGATGAGGATGCGCTTAG GTGGAAAAGGAGTCAGCTATCCTGAGGCTGCCA CATGA
- the LOC136321091 gene encoding saoe class I histocompatibility antigen, A alpha chain-like isoform X1: MRSPPLLLLLSGSLVLTPTWTGPHSLRYFFTAVSRPGLGKPRFFTVGYVDDTEFVRFDSDAASPRVEPRAPWMEQPWVEQEHPQYWDENTQNAKDNAQTYRVSLNNLRSYYNQSEDGLIPAVGAGSGSHTIQGMYGCEMDPDGRLLRGYSQFAYDGTDYIALNEDLRSWIAADMAAQITQLDWEEAGEAEHWRIYLQDTCVEWLHLHLEKGKETLQRAEPPKTHVTHHPISDREVTLRCWALGFYPAEITLTWQRDGQDLTQDMEFVETRPAGDGTFQKWAAVAVPPGEEQSYTCHVHHVGLPEPLILRWEPRLTIFILVIVPVLFLGAVVTGAVVGAVMWMRMRLGGKGVSYPEAASSDSAQGSDVSLMASKA, translated from the exons ATGaggtccccacccctcctcctgctgctctcgGGGTCCCTGGTCCTGACCCCGACCTGGACGG gtCCCCACTCCCTGAGATATTTCTTCACCGCCGTGTCTCGGCCCGGCCTCGGAAAGCCCCGCTTCTTCACCGTCGGCTACGTGGACGACACGGAGTTCGTGCGGTTCGACAGCGACGCCGCAAGTCCGAGGGTGGAGCCGCGGGCGCCGTGGATGGAGCAGCCGTGGGTGGAGCAGGAGCACCCGCAGTATTGGGACGAGAACACACAGAACGCTAAGGACAACGCGCAGACTTACCGAGTGAGCCTGAACAACCTGCGCAGCTACTACAACCAGAGCGAGGACG GTTTAATCCCCGCTGTCGGGGCGGGGTCAGGGTCTCACACCATCCAGGGGATGTACGGATGCGAAATGGACCCGGACGGGCGCCTCCTCCGCGGGTACAGTCAGTTCGCCTACGACGGTACCGACTACATCGCCCTGAACGAGGACCTGCGCTCCTGGATCGCGGCCGACATGGCGGCTCAGATCACACAGCTTGATTGGGAGGAGGCCGGTGAGGCGGAGCACTGGAGGATCTACCTGCAGGACACGTGCGTGGAGTGGCTCCACCTTCACCTGGAAAAAGGGAAGGAGACGCTGCAGCGCGCAG AGCCCCCAAAGACACATGTGACCCACCACCCTATCTCTGACCGTGAGGTCACCCTgaggtgctgggccctgggcttcTACCCTGCGGAGATCACCCTGACCTGGCAGCGTGATGGGCAGGACCTGACCCAGGACATGGAGTTTGTGGAGACCAGGCCTGCGGGGGACGGAACCTTCCAGAAGTGGGCGGCTGTGGCGGTGCCCCCTGGAGAGGAGCAGAGCTACACGTGCCATGTGCATCATGTGGGGCTGCCCGAGCCCCTGATCCTgagatggg agcCTCGGCTCACCATCTTTATTTTGGTCATTGTTCCTGTCCTGTTCCTCGGAGCTGTGGTCACTGGAGCTGTGGTGGGAGCTGTGATGTGGATGAGGATGCGCTTAG GTGGAAAAGGAGTCAGCTATCCTGAGGCTGCCA GCAGTGACAGTGCCCAGGGCTCTGATGTGTCTCTCATGGCTTCTAAAG CATGA
- the LOC136321091 gene encoding saoe class I histocompatibility antigen, A alpha chain-like isoform X5, whose product MRSPPLLLLLSGSLVLTPTWTGPHSLRYFFTAVSRPGLGKPRFFTVGYVDDTEFVRFDSDAASPRVEPRAPWMEQPWVEQEHPQYWDENTQNAKDNAQTYRVSLNNLRSYYNQSEDGLIPAVGAGSGSHTIQGMYGCEMDPDGRLLRGYSQFAYDGTDYIALNEDLRSWIAADMAAQITQLDWEEAGEAEHWRIYLQDTCVEWLHLHLEKGKETLQRAVYSSGIPVRGMLHHSVSLSTLPRVPTRGPSLAPCSTRLFQFKPLLVLGLHLIRSSHLRQPLAGCKNSSPRSPKGQPGRTLHWGH is encoded by the exons ATGaggtccccacccctcctcctgctgctctcgGGGTCCCTGGTCCTGACCCCGACCTGGACGG gtCCCCACTCCCTGAGATATTTCTTCACCGCCGTGTCTCGGCCCGGCCTCGGAAAGCCCCGCTTCTTCACCGTCGGCTACGTGGACGACACGGAGTTCGTGCGGTTCGACAGCGACGCCGCAAGTCCGAGGGTGGAGCCGCGGGCGCCGTGGATGGAGCAGCCGTGGGTGGAGCAGGAGCACCCGCAGTATTGGGACGAGAACACACAGAACGCTAAGGACAACGCGCAGACTTACCGAGTGAGCCTGAACAACCTGCGCAGCTACTACAACCAGAGCGAGGACG GTTTAATCCCCGCTGTCGGGGCGGGGTCAGGGTCTCACACCATCCAGGGGATGTACGGATGCGAAATGGACCCGGACGGGCGCCTCCTCCGCGGGTACAGTCAGTTCGCCTACGACGGTACCGACTACATCGCCCTGAACGAGGACCTGCGCTCCTGGATCGCGGCCGACATGGCGGCTCAGATCACACAGCTTGATTGGGAGGAGGCCGGTGAGGCGGAGCACTGGAGGATCTACCTGCAGGACACGTGCGTGGAGTGGCTCCACCTTCACCTGGAAAAAGGGAAGGAGACGCTGCAGCGCGCAG tTTACTCCTCAGGTATCCCTGTGCGAGGAATGTTACATCacagtgtctccctgagcaccCTGCCCAGAGTGCCAACCagaggcccatctctagccccctgCTCCACG AGACTTTTCCAGTTCAAGCCGTTGCTGGTGCTGGGTCTGCACCTCATCCGGAGCTCTCACCTCAGACAGCCTCTCGCAGGATGTAAAAACAGCAGCCCCCGGTCCCCAAAAGGGCAGCCGGGGAGAACCCTACACTGGGGGCATTGA